From Bacteroidales bacterium, a single genomic window includes:
- a CDS encoding cytidylate kinase-like family protein, whose amino-acid sequence MENLILKYLSERMDKQHDEEKEKGSVITISREFGCEGYELAELLINAINKKNNDKKEHPKWIVLHKDILEEAALELNSKPHIISHIFNAEERGFLAELIASFSGSTHVSDETIKNAITKIILGYAEKGHVIIVGRGGCIISRMAPKSLHIRIVAPFEMRVEIVAKRFNISPSQAKEKIEEMDKHRSAFLSLFKCALTDNELFDITFNRKKFTKHEITDTIIKIIEDKNFI is encoded by the coding sequence ATGGAAAACTTAATTTTAAAATACTTGTCTGAGAGAATGGACAAGCAGCATGATGAAGAAAAAGAAAAAGGTTCCGTTATAACTATATCAAGGGAATTCGGGTGCGAAGGATACGAACTCGCCGAGTTACTTATAAATGCTATTAATAAAAAAAATAATGATAAAAAAGAACATCCCAAATGGATAGTTCTGCATAAAGATATATTGGAAGAAGCTGCTTTGGAATTAAATTCCAAACCTCATATTATTTCTCATATATTTAATGCCGAAGAGCGCGGGTTCCTTGCTGAATTGATTGCTTCTTTTTCAGGAAGCACTCATGTAAGTGATGAAACCATCAAAAATGCCATAACAAAAATCATATTAGGATATGCTGAAAAAGGGCATGTGATAATTGTGGGCAGAGGTGGATGTATTATATCAAGGATGGCACCAAAATCATTACATATAAGAATTGTTGCTCCTTTTGAGATGAGAGTCGAAATTGTTGCAAAACGTTTTAATATAAGTCCGTCACAAGCTAAAGAAAAGATAGAAGAAATGGACAAACATAGAAGTGCCTTTTTGAGTTTATTCAAATGTGCTTTAACTGACAACGAACTTTTTGATATAACATTTAATCGTAAAAAATTCACGAAACATGAAATTACCGATACGATTATTAAAATAATTGAAGATAAAAATTTTATTTAA